A genome region from Hymenobacter tibetensis includes the following:
- a CDS encoding YybH family protein — translation MMKPFVPTLCLAALTACTSGNAGSTTETPAQTRRAITQLLATQTAAWNRGDVAGFMQGYWRSDSLVFIGKSGLTYGWQPTLDNHRRSYPNPAAMGQLRFEGLRVTPDGPEAAHVVGRWHLTRPGLGDLQGHYLLVLRHLNGQWVIVADHSS, via the coding sequence ATGATGAAGCCTTTTGTACCTACCCTCTGTCTGGCAGCTCTCACGGCCTGCACCTCCGGCAACGCAGGTAGCACCACCGAAACGCCTGCCCAAACGCGCCGCGCTATTACGCAACTGCTGGCCACTCAAACAGCCGCCTGGAACCGAGGCGACGTGGCCGGCTTCATGCAAGGATATTGGCGCTCCGACTCGCTGGTATTCATTGGGAAAAGCGGCCTCACCTACGGCTGGCAGCCCACCCTCGACAACCACCGCCGCAGCTACCCCAACCCCGCCGCAATGGGCCAGCTCCGCTTCGAAGGCTTGCGCGTCACACCCGATGGCCCAGAAGCTGCCCACGTGGTAGGCCGCTGGCACCTCACGCGGCCCGGCCTCGGCGACTTGCAGGGCCATTACCTGCTGGTGCTACGTCACCTCAACGGCCAGTGGGTCATCGTCGCCGACCATTCCAGCTAG
- a CDS encoding M48 family metalloprotease has product MGFFSRKSLLLLSLAAALGGTAACTDDNGNPVLFSVEDDIALGEQAAAEADSTYRAQGKLLERSAPANRRTYELLDGVVNKVLNSGELQHRNDFVWDVKIIKDDAVQNAFATPGGHIYVFSGLVKFLENESQLAGVLGHEITHADRRHTTRQLQQQYGISALLGLLVGDDPNQLVQIAAGLGQLKFGREYEQEADEYSVIYLNKTTYACDGAAGFFIKSEAQGQSATPEFLSTHPNPGSRIEAIQAKATQLNCQSRSVSNAAFDELKRII; this is encoded by the coding sequence TGGCAACCCCGTGCTGTTCTCCGTTGAAGATGATATAGCCCTCGGCGAGCAAGCCGCCGCCGAAGCCGATTCCACGTATCGAGCCCAGGGCAAGCTGCTCGAACGCTCCGCTCCGGCCAACCGCCGCACGTATGAGCTGCTTGACGGCGTGGTGAATAAAGTGTTGAACTCCGGCGAGCTGCAACACCGCAACGACTTCGTCTGGGACGTGAAAATCATCAAGGATGATGCCGTCCAGAATGCCTTTGCTACCCCGGGCGGCCACATCTACGTATTCTCGGGCTTGGTTAAATTTCTAGAAAACGAAAGCCAGTTGGCGGGCGTACTGGGCCACGAAATAACCCACGCCGACCGGCGCCACACCACCCGGCAGCTACAGCAGCAATATGGTATCAGCGCGCTGCTTGGTTTGCTGGTCGGCGACGACCCCAACCAGTTGGTGCAGATTGCCGCGGGTCTGGGCCAGTTGAAATTCGGGCGCGAATACGAGCAGGAGGCTGATGAGTACTCGGTTATCTACCTCAACAAAACCACCTACGCCTGCGACGGTGCTGCCGGATTCTTCATCAAGTCTGAGGCCCAAGGACAGAGTGCTACCCCCGAGTTCCTGAGTACGCACCCCAACCCTGGTTCCCGCATTGAAGCCATTCAAGCCAAAGCCACCCAGCTTAACTGCCAGAGCCGCTCCGTATCGAATGCCGCATTTGATGAACTGAAGCGCATTATCTAA
- the mtgA gene encoding monofunctional biosynthetic peptidoglycan transglycosylase: MDYKKVWRQARQVLLQVVAVTFLTSVAWVLLYRWVSPPATWLMLDRRAYAPIGKGYYGIQEDDRRIRYYFKSLDEVSPQVPLALIAAEDQRFLLHHGFDGNAMWNAAKYNFSGGKKLRGGSTISQQVAKNVFLWQGRSYIRKAAEAYFTVLIELLWDKQRIMEMYLSVAEMGDCTFGVEAASQRYFRKSADKITASEAALLAGVLPNPLRFRASNPGPQARAKQQRVLRNMRRLGGKAYVRELIEE, from the coding sequence GTGGATTATAAAAAAGTGTGGCGGCAGGCGCGGCAGGTCCTGTTGCAAGTGGTAGCCGTAACGTTTCTTACGTCGGTGGCGTGGGTGCTGCTCTACCGTTGGGTGTCGCCGCCTGCTACGTGGCTGATGCTGGATCGGCGGGCTTACGCGCCAATTGGCAAAGGCTATTATGGCATTCAGGAAGACGACCGGCGCATTCGGTATTACTTCAAAAGCCTGGACGAGGTATCACCGCAAGTGCCCCTAGCGCTAATTGCGGCCGAAGACCAGCGTTTTCTATTGCACCACGGCTTCGATGGTAACGCCATGTGGAATGCCGCCAAGTACAACTTCAGCGGCGGTAAAAAGCTACGGGGCGGGAGCACCATTTCGCAGCAAGTAGCTAAAAACGTGTTTTTGTGGCAGGGCCGTAGCTACATCCGCAAAGCTGCCGAAGCCTATTTTACGGTGCTCATCGAGTTGCTGTGGGACAAGCAGCGCATTATGGAAATGTATTTGAGCGTAGCGGAAATGGGCGACTGTACCTTCGGGGTAGAAGCAGCCTCCCAACGGTATTTTCGCAAATCAGCCGACAAAATCACGGCCAGCGAGGCCGCTTTGCTGGCGGGCGTTTTGCCTAACCCGTTGCGTTTCCGGGCCAGCAACCCTGGCCCGCAGGCCCGGGCCAAGCAGCAGCGGGTGCTGCGCAACATGCGCCGACTCGGGGGCAAGGCCTACGTCCGGGAGCTAATCGAGGAGTAG
- a CDS encoding App1 family protein encodes MSILNKIGSLADRADDLITRTRARLGLLHPLQLVPYRSYGTATRLYVKGRLLTDKGIGEPGEGDSRWQNLLNMYRRFESNEIGGAQLLVQPADGTEHPVVTDEEGYFTLNMEPQSLPEPIDFMWYPVEVLLQQVPHPFTAPTGLRAAAPVLIPPADAEYGIISDLDDTVIQTASTDLLRMARTVLVRNAHSRLPFKGVAEFYRALQLGRNGKRNNPFFYVSSSPWNLYDLLEDFLALNEIPPGPLLLRDFKIGGKKTGDATAHHGHKLKEIDNLLLTYPHLQFVLIGDSGQEDANIYREVVRRHPGRILAIYIRDILKRPDRAAMVERVSEELRNDKVEMLLVQDTVQAAEHAAKVGLIFQDAIPAVEQEKQKDETATDETDLDSEGTGEPVMK; translated from the coding sequence ATGTCTATACTCAACAAGATCGGGAGCTTGGCCGACCGCGCCGACGACCTCATCACCCGCACCCGCGCCCGCTTGGGCCTTTTGCACCCTCTACAACTGGTGCCCTACCGCAGCTATGGCACGGCCACCCGCCTTTATGTAAAGGGCCGGCTGCTCACCGACAAAGGCATTGGAGAGCCTGGCGAAGGTGATTCGCGCTGGCAGAACCTGCTGAACATGTACCGACGTTTCGAGAGCAACGAAATAGGGGGTGCCCAACTGCTCGTGCAGCCCGCTGATGGCACTGAGCACCCCGTCGTGACCGATGAGGAAGGCTACTTCACTCTGAACATGGAGCCACAGAGCCTACCCGAGCCCATCGACTTCATGTGGTACCCGGTGGAAGTGCTGCTGCAGCAAGTGCCTCACCCCTTCACTGCCCCCACGGGCCTGCGCGCCGCTGCCCCCGTGCTTATACCACCTGCCGACGCTGAGTACGGCATTATTTCCGACCTCGACGATACAGTTATCCAGACGGCCTCCACCGATCTGCTGCGGATGGCCCGTACCGTGCTGGTGCGTAATGCGCATTCCCGCCTGCCTTTCAAGGGCGTAGCCGAGTTTTACCGGGCGTTGCAGCTGGGCCGCAACGGCAAGCGCAACAACCCTTTCTTCTACGTGAGCAGCTCGCCCTGGAACCTGTACGACCTGCTGGAAGACTTTCTGGCGTTGAACGAGATACCGCCGGGCCCCTTGCTGCTGCGCGACTTCAAGATAGGTGGCAAAAAAACTGGCGACGCAACCGCTCACCACGGCCACAAACTCAAGGAAATAGACAACCTACTCCTTACCTACCCTCACCTGCAGTTCGTGCTCATCGGCGACTCAGGCCAGGAAGATGCCAACATCTACCGCGAAGTGGTACGCCGCCACCCCGGCCGTATCCTCGCCATTTATATCCGCGACATTCTCAAGCGCCCCGACCGCGCCGCCATGGTGGAACGGGTCAGTGAGGAGCTGCGCAACGACAAGGTGGAGATGTTATTGGTGCAGGACACCGTACAAGCCGCCGAACACGCCGCAAAAGTTGGTTTAATCTTCCAGGATGCTATTCCAGCAGTGGAGCAGGAAAAGCAGAAAGACGAAACCGCCACCGACGAAACCGATTTGGATAGTGAAGGCACCGGCGAGCCGGTGATGAAGTAA